One stretch of Cohnella algarum DNA includes these proteins:
- a CDS encoding prenyltransferase/squalene oxidase repeat-containing protein, with translation MDVIFRRQHYYTNTPSFFINSSNFDNLSNIYYTLSILNYQKDELEDDFKKAIFNYLESLQSNIGNFGFSIIDRENIDREKNGGKETYLSTYYAIESYHLLGMEMKDSTKYKLMNWFKSKLEDDAFWREINFSGIGHFYIFLKSAKAVNFDLTNYNQKIKQKISGSIAEMKQSYDTEEITMLDINSLSHLGADYKLNLTDIFNPAFFKDYVLEDGGYSLFKDEENSHILATNLALEAQVINGIRIQELSNYDDLVNTLDNFGSASFCNL, from the coding sequence TTGGACGTTATCTTTCGGCGGCAACATTATTACACAAACACTCCTTCATTCTTTATTAATAGTAGCAATTTTGACAATTTGTCCAATATTTATTATACACTGAGTATTTTGAATTATCAAAAGGATGAATTGGAAGATGATTTTAAAAAGGCCATATTCAATTACTTGGAGAGTTTACAGTCGAATATAGGGAACTTTGGGTTCTCTATAATTGATAGGGAAAATATCGATAGAGAAAAAAACGGTGGGAAGGAAACGTATTTATCAACCTACTATGCAATAGAGTCGTATCATCTCTTAGGAATGGAGATGAAAGATAGTACAAAATATAAATTAATGAATTGGTTTAAAAGTAAACTTGAGGATGATGCCTTCTGGAGAGAAATAAACTTTTCTGGGATTGGACATTTTTATATTTTTTTAAAAAGCGCAAAAGCTGTAAATTTTGACTTAACGAATTATAATCAAAAAATTAAACAAAAGATTAGTGGATCTATCGCTGAAATGAAACAATCTTATGATACTGAAGAAATTACAATGCTAGATATAAATAGCTTATCTCATTTAGGGGCAGATTATAAGTTGAATTTAACCGATATATTTAATCCTGCTTTTTTTAAGGATTATGTTTTGGAAGACGGCGGTTATTCACTTTTTAAGGACGAAGAAAACAGCCATATTCTTGCAACTAATTTAGCGTTGGAAGCTCAAGTAATTAATGGGATTCGAATCCAAGAATTGAGCAATTATGATGATCTTGTGAATACTTTGGACAATTTTGGTAGTGCGTCCTTTTGTAATCTTTAG
- a CDS encoding DUF6431 domain-containing protein → MWACGNRLTGCIPQTTWSLYQSMSWMRSHPAFFVRCAELVPSPCCGEALSVIGSRKRKLTSEDGDRRLLVIRRLRCTQCRKIHHELPDCVVPYKRYESACVEQVVSEHAAPSTVAADDATLLRWKNWFREQTTYLLGALRSIAIRFHQDPAKKPSVSTQTAHHPFGHYVGDAPGWLARIVRPVANSNLWLHTRSAFLSGKMLR, encoded by the coding sequence ATGTGGGCCTGCGGGAACAGGCTCACGGGATGCATCCCCCAAACAACATGGTCATTGTATCAAAGTATGAGCTGGATGAGAAGTCACCCGGCGTTTTTTGTTCGATGTGCAGAATTGGTTCCCTCTCCCTGCTGTGGAGAAGCGCTTAGTGTCATTGGCAGTCGGAAGCGGAAGCTCACCAGCGAGGACGGAGATCGCCGCTTGCTCGTCATTCGCCGGCTGCGTTGTACACAATGCCGGAAGATCCACCATGAGCTCCCGGATTGTGTGGTGCCGTACAAACGGTACGAATCGGCATGCGTGGAACAAGTCGTATCGGAACATGCGGCTCCATCTACGGTAGCGGCAGATGACGCGACTTTGCTTCGCTGGAAGAACTGGTTTCGCGAACAGACCACATACCTGCTCGGAGCTCTAAGATCTATCGCCATTCGCTTTCATCAGGACCCTGCGAAGAAGCCGTCCGTCTCTACGCAGACTGCACATCACCCTTTCGGACACTACGTCGGGGACGCCCCCGGCTGGCTGGCGCGAATTGTCCGCCCGGTCGCAAATTCAAATTTGTGGTTACATACCCGTTCTGCATTCTTGTCCGGCAAGATGCTGCGGTAG
- a CDS encoding IS256 family transposase translates to MGLWTKEQLRSFIKENNLVTAQDAQNALKDLFAETLQEMLEAEMDTHLGYSKHDVQNKQTKNSRNGKSKKIVTSEYGDQEIAVPRDRLGEFEPLVVKKHQSNVTGIEDQIVALYAKGVSTREIQDHLQNLYGLEVSPTFISNVTNKIIPLIKEWQNRPLQGVYAVVFLDAIHFKVKQDGAIVNKAAYMVIGIDMDGNKDVLGMWIGENESAKFWLSVLNDLKNRGVQDILITCVDNLTGFSQAISACYPKTEIQKCIIHQIRNSTRYVSYKDLKKVTADLKPIYKAATEEMALLELDRFEETWGAKYPLIVRSWRSNWDELATFFKYPPELRKLIYTTNMIESYHRQLRKVTKGKSIFPSDEALLKMLYLVTMDVTRKWTGRVQNWGQMLLQLSVFFPDRIGQHLP, encoded by the coding sequence ATGGGATTATGGACGAAAGAGCAGCTGCGGAGTTTCATCAAGGAGAATAATCTGGTCACCGCACAGGATGCGCAGAATGCGCTAAAGGACCTGTTTGCCGAAACGCTGCAAGAAATGCTAGAGGCCGAAATGGATACGCACCTGGGCTATAGCAAGCATGACGTGCAGAACAAGCAGACGAAGAACAGTCGCAACGGTAAGAGCAAGAAAATCGTCACTAGCGAGTACGGCGACCAGGAGATTGCCGTGCCACGGGATCGCCTGGGCGAGTTCGAGCCGCTCGTGGTGAAGAAGCATCAGTCCAACGTGACGGGGATCGAGGATCAGATCGTCGCCCTGTACGCCAAAGGCGTCAGCACGCGGGAGATCCAGGACCATCTGCAGAATCTCTATGGTTTGGAGGTCTCGCCAACCTTTATTTCCAATGTCACGAATAAGATCATTCCGCTCATCAAAGAGTGGCAGAATCGGCCGTTGCAGGGCGTATACGCGGTCGTCTTCCTGGACGCCATCCACTTCAAGGTGAAGCAAGACGGGGCGATCGTGAACAAAGCTGCCTACATGGTCATTGGGATCGACATGGACGGCAACAAGGACGTGCTGGGCATGTGGATCGGCGAGAACGAGTCCGCGAAGTTCTGGCTGAGCGTCTTGAACGATCTTAAGAATCGCGGCGTTCAGGACATCCTTATCACCTGTGTCGACAACCTCACGGGCTTCTCCCAGGCGATCTCTGCCTGTTATCCGAAGACGGAGATTCAGAAGTGCATCATCCACCAGATCCGCAACTCCACGCGCTACGTCTCCTACAAGGATCTGAAGAAGGTGACGGCCGATCTGAAGCCCATCTACAAGGCTGCTACGGAGGAAATGGCTCTGCTGGAACTCGACCGCTTTGAGGAGACGTGGGGCGCCAAGTATCCCCTTATTGTCCGCTCATGGCGCAGCAATTGGGACGAACTCGCCACCTTCTTCAAGTATCCGCCTGAGCTTCGTAAGCTCATCTACACGACGAACATGATTGAGAGCTATCATCGCCAATTGCGAAAAGTCACCAAAGGGAAAAGCATCTTCCCAAGCGACGAGGCGCTACTGAAAATGCTGTACTTAGTCACGATGGACGTCAC
- a CDS encoding DDE-type integrase/transposase/recombinase, whose amino-acid sequence MKDQKKAEAVASERMQLLSPLLAEGLDTAKASQIKRQICEQTGLSERTLRRYLAKYRQDGFGGLKPRGKGRQPSEEIIPPEIVEQAILLRREVPGRSVAQLIQILEWEGRIKPGQIKRSTLQERLAERGYSTRHMRMYAESGVAARRFQKRHRNRLWHSDIKYGPYLPIGPGGTMKQVFLVTFIDDATRFVLHGEFYPVMDKTIVEHCFRQAIQKFGAPEAVYFDNGKQYRTKWMTRACSKLGIRLLFARPYSPEATGKVERFNRVVDAFLSESALEKPKTLERLNELFAVWLSECYQNKPHSALENKRSPETAYRSDKQALRFVDPDELANAFLHCETRKVDKSGCISFMDRKYEVGLPFIGCTVDVVFDPADITELTIEYEGHIPWRVRELIIGERAGKRPQLPEHIGPLPADASRLLAAAEDRSRSRKAEQAPAVAYRRMTKEDGHV is encoded by the coding sequence ATGAAAGATCAGAAGAAAGCAGAGGCCGTCGCGTCGGAACGCATGCAGCTCCTGTCGCCGCTGCTGGCGGAAGGGCTGGACACCGCCAAAGCCAGCCAGATCAAGCGACAGATATGTGAGCAAACTGGACTCTCCGAGCGGACGCTGCGCCGGTATCTGGCCAAGTATCGCCAAGACGGCTTCGGCGGCCTGAAGCCACGAGGCAAGGGACGCCAGCCGTCAGAGGAGATCATTCCACCAGAAATTGTGGAGCAGGCCATTTTGCTGCGCCGGGAGGTGCCCGGCCGAAGCGTTGCCCAGCTCATTCAGATCCTGGAATGGGAAGGCCGTATAAAACCCGGGCAGATCAAGCGCAGCACGCTGCAGGAAAGATTAGCAGAGCGCGGTTACAGCACGCGCCATATGCGCATGTACGCCGAATCGGGCGTCGCCGCACGGCGGTTCCAAAAGCGCCATCGTAATCGCTTGTGGCACTCGGATATCAAGTATGGCCCGTACTTGCCCATCGGCCCCGGAGGTACCATGAAGCAGGTATTTCTGGTGACGTTTATCGACGACGCGACGCGGTTTGTGCTTCATGGCGAATTCTACCCGGTCATGGACAAGACCATCGTGGAGCACTGCTTCCGCCAAGCCATTCAGAAGTTCGGCGCTCCCGAGGCGGTCTATTTCGACAACGGCAAGCAGTACCGGACCAAATGGATGACGAGGGCATGCTCCAAGCTCGGGATCCGGCTGCTATTCGCGAGGCCCTACTCGCCGGAGGCGACCGGCAAGGTCGAACGGTTTAATCGCGTGGTGGATGCGTTCCTGAGCGAGTCCGCGCTTGAGAAACCGAAAACGCTCGAGCGGCTCAACGAACTGTTTGCCGTATGGCTGTCGGAGTGCTATCAGAACAAGCCGCATTCGGCGCTGGAGAACAAGCGTAGTCCGGAAACGGCGTACCGTAGCGACAAGCAAGCGCTTCGGTTCGTGGATCCGGACGAGCTCGCGAATGCATTCCTGCACTGCGAGACACGCAAGGTCGACAAATCCGGCTGCATCAGCTTCATGGACCGGAAGTACGAGGTCGGCCTGCCGTTCATCGGCTGCACGGTGGATGTGGTGTTCGACCCTGCGGACATCACCGAGCTTACGATCGAGTACGAAGGCCATATACCTTGGCGCGTGCGGGAACTCATCATCGGCGAACGCGCAGGCAAGCGGCCGCAGCTTCCGGAGCATATCGGTCCGCTGCCGGCAGATGCGTCAAGGCTGCTCGCGGCAGCGGAGGATCGCAGCAGGA